A portion of the Cervus elaphus chromosome X, mCerEla1.1, whole genome shotgun sequence genome contains these proteins:
- the IRAK1 gene encoding interleukin-1 receptor-associated kinase 1 isoform X1: protein MAGGPGPGDPAVPGAQHFLYEVPPWVMCRFYKVMDALEPADWCQFAALIVRDQTELRLCERSGQRTASVLWPWINRNARVADLVRILTHLQLLRARDIITAWHPPAPLLPPSTTSPTPSSISAPSEAAAPGHRKLPSLASTLLSPAFPGSQTHSDSELCPRPSPAAHQPPLPSPAPSSTKPSPESPVSLLPGAPSSSFCWPLHEICQGTHDFSEELKIGEGGFGCVYRAVMRNTVYAVKRLKEEADLEWTTVKQSFQTEVQQLSRFRHPNIVDFAGYCAQSGFYCLVYGFLPNGSLEDRLHVQTQAWPPLSWPQRLDILLGTARAIQFLHQDSPSLIHGDVKSSNVLLDERLMPKLGDFGLARLSRFAGANPGQSSSVARTRTVRGTLAYLPEEYVKTGRLAVDTDTFSFGVVLLETLAGQRAVRMHGSQPKYLKDLVEEEAEEAGVTLKGTQTAVQGGPAADTWAAPVAAQIYKKHLDPRPGPCPPELGLALGQLACCCLHRRAKRRPPMTQVYQTLEELQVAVAGPCLEPEAASHSPPSPQENSYMSTSRSALSRASPRQPLVAPSGAQAQATDWPQKGANQPVESDESVSDLSAALHSWHLSPSCPAGPGAPSWVPAPLGQAARTQGGAARESSWGSGPGLQPTAVEGPLLGSSTSSQPPQIVINPARRKMLQKLALYEDGVLDSLQLLSSSSLPDSGRDLRDRQGPEERDEFRS, encoded by the exons ATGGCCGGGGGGCCGGGCCCGGGAGACCCTGCGGTCCCCGGCGCCCAGCACTTCTTGTACGAGGTGCCGCCCTGGGTCATGTGCCGCTTCTACAAAGTGATGGACGCCCTGGAGCCCGCCGACTGGTGCCAGTTCG CCGCCCTGATCGTCCGCGACCAGACCGAGCTGCGGCTGTGCGAGCGCTCCGGGCAGCGCACAGCCAGCGTCCTGTGGCCGTGGATCAACCGCAACGCCCGCGTGGCCGATCTCGTGCGCATCCTCACGCACCTGCAGCTGCTGCGGGCGCGGGACATCATCACTGCTT GGCACCCTCCCGCCCCTCTTCTGCCCCCCAGCACCACCTCCCCGACACCCAGCAGCATCTCCGCACCCTCCGAGGCTGCGGCTCCCGGCCACCGGAAGTTGCCGTCTCTGGcctccaccctcctctccccag CTTTTCCAGGCTCTCAGACTCACTCTGACTCTGAGCTCTGTCCTCGACCAAGCCCAGCTGCCCACCAGCCACCATTGCCATCTCCAGCCCCCTCATCTACCAAG CCCAGCCCGGAGAGCCCCGTGTCCCTCCTGCCAGGGGCCCCCTCCTCTTCATTCTGCTGGCCCCTCCATGAGATTTGCCAGGGCACACACGACTTCTCAGAGGAGCTCAAGATTGGGGAAGGTGGCTTTGGCTGTGTGTACCGGGCAGTGATGAGGAACACTGTCTATGCTGTGAAGAGGCTCAAGGAG GAGGCCGACCTGGAGTGGACCACAGTGAAGCAGAGCTTCCAGACCGAAGTGCAGCAGCTGTCGCG GTTTCGTCACCCCAACATCGTGGACTTTGCTGGCTACTGTGCTCAGAGTGGCTTCTACTGCCTTGTCTATGGCTTCCTGCCCAATGGCTCCCTGGAAGACCGCCTCCACGTCCAG ACACAGGCCTGGCCCCCTCTCTCCTGGCCTCAGCGACTGGACATCCTTCTGGGCACGGCCCGGGCAATTCAGTTCTTACATCAAGATAGCCCCAGCCTCATCCATGGAGATGTCAAAAG TTCCAATGTCCTTCTGGATGAGAGACTGATGCCCAAGCTGGGGGACTTCGGCCTGGCCCGTCTCAGCCGGTTTGCTGGGGCCAACCCTGGCCAGAGCAGTAGCGTGGCCCGGACTCGGACGGTGCGCGGCACCCTGGCCTACCTGCCCGAGGAGTACGTGAAGACCGGGAGGCTGGCCGTGGACACCGACACCTTCAGCTTCGGCGTG GTGCTGCTGGAGACCCTGGCTGGCCAGAGGGCTGTGAGGATGCATGGCTCCCAGCCCAAGTATCTG AAAGACTTGGTTGAAGAGGAGGCCGAGGAGGCCGGGGTGACCCTGAAGGGCACCCAGACCGCAGTCCAAGGCGGGCCGGCTGCAGACACATGGGCCGCCCCAGTTGCCGCCCAGATCTACAAGAAGCACCTGGACCCCAGGCCGGGGCCGTGCCCACCAGAGCTGGGCCTGGCCCTGGGCCAGCTAGCTTGCTGCTGCCTGCACCGCCGGGCCAAGAGGAGACCCCCAATGACCCAG GTGTACCAGACACTGGAGGAGCTGCAGGTGGCggtggcagggccatgcctggAGCCGGAGGCTGCCAGCCACAGCCCTCCTTCCCCGCAAGAGAACTCCTACATGTCCACCAGCAGGAGCGCCCTGAGCCGTGCCAGCCCCCGGCAGCCCCTGGTGGCACCCTCGGGGGCCCAGGCCCAGGCTACAGACTGGCCGCAAAAAGGAGCCAACCAACCCGTGGAGAGTGACGAGAGTGTGTCTGACCTCTCCGCTGCCCTGCACTCCTGGCATCTGAGCCCCAGCTGCCCTGCGGGCCCAGGGGCCCCCAGCTGGGTGCCAGCACCCCTCGGGCAGGCTGCCCGCACCCAAGGAGGTGCTGCCCGAGAGTCAAGCTGGGGGAGCGGCCCGGGTCTCCAGCCCACAGCTGTGGAAG GGCCCCTCCTGGGCAGCTCCACGTCCTCACAGCCCCCACAGATTGTGATCAATCCAGCGCGACGGAAGATGCTGCAGAAGTTGGCGTTGTACGAGGATGGAGTCCTAGACAGCCTGCAGCTGCTCTCGTCCAGCTCTCTCCCAG ACTCGGGCCGGGACCTGCGGGACAGGCAGGGGCCCGAAGAGAGAGACGAGTTTCGGAGCTGA
- the IRAK1 gene encoding interleukin-1 receptor-associated kinase 1 isoform X2, with product MAGGPGPGDPAVPGAQHFLYEVPPWVMCRFYKVMDALEPADWCQFAALIVRDQTELRLCERSGQRTASVLWPWINRNARVADLVRILTHLQLLRARDIITAWHPPAPLLPPSTTSPTPSSISAPSEAAAPGHRKLPSLASTLLSPAFPGSQTHSDSELCPRPSPAAHQPPLPSPAPSSTKPSPESPVSLLPGAPSSSFCWPLHEICQGTHDFSEELKIGEGGFGCVYRAVMRNTVYAVKRLKEEADLEWTTVKQSFQTEVQQLSRFRHPNIVDFAGYCAQSGFYCLVYGFLPNGSLEDRLHVQTQAWPPLSWPQRLDILLGTARAIQFLHQDSPSLIHGDVKSSNVLLDERLMPKLGDFGLARLSRFAGANPGQSSSVARTRTVRGTLAYLPEEYVKTGRLAVDTDTFSFGVKDLVEEEAEEAGVTLKGTQTAVQGGPAADTWAAPVAAQIYKKHLDPRPGPCPPELGLALGQLACCCLHRRAKRRPPMTQVYQTLEELQVAVAGPCLEPEAASHSPPSPQENSYMSTSRSALSRASPRQPLVAPSGAQAQATDWPQKGANQPVESDESVSDLSAALHSWHLSPSCPAGPGAPSWVPAPLGQAARTQGGAARESSWGSGPGLQPTAVEGPLLGSSTSSQPPQIVINPARRKMLQKLALYEDGVLDSLQLLSSSSLPDSGRDLRDRQGPEERDEFRS from the exons ATGGCCGGGGGGCCGGGCCCGGGAGACCCTGCGGTCCCCGGCGCCCAGCACTTCTTGTACGAGGTGCCGCCCTGGGTCATGTGCCGCTTCTACAAAGTGATGGACGCCCTGGAGCCCGCCGACTGGTGCCAGTTCG CCGCCCTGATCGTCCGCGACCAGACCGAGCTGCGGCTGTGCGAGCGCTCCGGGCAGCGCACAGCCAGCGTCCTGTGGCCGTGGATCAACCGCAACGCCCGCGTGGCCGATCTCGTGCGCATCCTCACGCACCTGCAGCTGCTGCGGGCGCGGGACATCATCACTGCTT GGCACCCTCCCGCCCCTCTTCTGCCCCCCAGCACCACCTCCCCGACACCCAGCAGCATCTCCGCACCCTCCGAGGCTGCGGCTCCCGGCCACCGGAAGTTGCCGTCTCTGGcctccaccctcctctccccag CTTTTCCAGGCTCTCAGACTCACTCTGACTCTGAGCTCTGTCCTCGACCAAGCCCAGCTGCCCACCAGCCACCATTGCCATCTCCAGCCCCCTCATCTACCAAG CCCAGCCCGGAGAGCCCCGTGTCCCTCCTGCCAGGGGCCCCCTCCTCTTCATTCTGCTGGCCCCTCCATGAGATTTGCCAGGGCACACACGACTTCTCAGAGGAGCTCAAGATTGGGGAAGGTGGCTTTGGCTGTGTGTACCGGGCAGTGATGAGGAACACTGTCTATGCTGTGAAGAGGCTCAAGGAG GAGGCCGACCTGGAGTGGACCACAGTGAAGCAGAGCTTCCAGACCGAAGTGCAGCAGCTGTCGCG GTTTCGTCACCCCAACATCGTGGACTTTGCTGGCTACTGTGCTCAGAGTGGCTTCTACTGCCTTGTCTATGGCTTCCTGCCCAATGGCTCCCTGGAAGACCGCCTCCACGTCCAG ACACAGGCCTGGCCCCCTCTCTCCTGGCCTCAGCGACTGGACATCCTTCTGGGCACGGCCCGGGCAATTCAGTTCTTACATCAAGATAGCCCCAGCCTCATCCATGGAGATGTCAAAAG TTCCAATGTCCTTCTGGATGAGAGACTGATGCCCAAGCTGGGGGACTTCGGCCTGGCCCGTCTCAGCCGGTTTGCTGGGGCCAACCCTGGCCAGAGCAGTAGCGTGGCCCGGACTCGGACGGTGCGCGGCACCCTGGCCTACCTGCCCGAGGAGTACGTGAAGACCGGGAGGCTGGCCGTGGACACCGACACCTTCAGCTTCGGCGTG AAAGACTTGGTTGAAGAGGAGGCCGAGGAGGCCGGGGTGACCCTGAAGGGCACCCAGACCGCAGTCCAAGGCGGGCCGGCTGCAGACACATGGGCCGCCCCAGTTGCCGCCCAGATCTACAAGAAGCACCTGGACCCCAGGCCGGGGCCGTGCCCACCAGAGCTGGGCCTGGCCCTGGGCCAGCTAGCTTGCTGCTGCCTGCACCGCCGGGCCAAGAGGAGACCCCCAATGACCCAG GTGTACCAGACACTGGAGGAGCTGCAGGTGGCggtggcagggccatgcctggAGCCGGAGGCTGCCAGCCACAGCCCTCCTTCCCCGCAAGAGAACTCCTACATGTCCACCAGCAGGAGCGCCCTGAGCCGTGCCAGCCCCCGGCAGCCCCTGGTGGCACCCTCGGGGGCCCAGGCCCAGGCTACAGACTGGCCGCAAAAAGGAGCCAACCAACCCGTGGAGAGTGACGAGAGTGTGTCTGACCTCTCCGCTGCCCTGCACTCCTGGCATCTGAGCCCCAGCTGCCCTGCGGGCCCAGGGGCCCCCAGCTGGGTGCCAGCACCCCTCGGGCAGGCTGCCCGCACCCAAGGAGGTGCTGCCCGAGAGTCAAGCTGGGGGAGCGGCCCGGGTCTCCAGCCCACAGCTGTGGAAG GGCCCCTCCTGGGCAGCTCCACGTCCTCACAGCCCCCACAGATTGTGATCAATCCAGCGCGACGGAAGATGCTGCAGAAGTTGGCGTTGTACGAGGATGGAGTCCTAGACAGCCTGCAGCTGCTCTCGTCCAGCTCTCTCCCAG ACTCGGGCCGGGACCTGCGGGACAGGCAGGGGCCCGAAGAGAGAGACGAGTTTCGGAGCTGA
- the TMEM187 gene encoding transmembrane protein 187 — protein MKPESGQALFHVALASCLCVATVHTGIFERVSVQVGYEHYAEAPVTSLPAFLAMPFNSLINMAYVFLGVYWLRSQACAPGGLTERQRARYLKDVFAGMALVYGPVQWLRIGMQTRPTAVLDQWLTLPIFAWPVAWCLCLDRGWKPWLFLAVEGLSLCSYSLALLHSRGFELALGLHIAAAVGQALHTQGCHGDTSSGTYLALGVLSCLGFVVLKLYDHELAQWHLFQQLTGHFWSKVCDVLQFHFAFLFLTHLHTCRRCPPMEKMHSSVGRRGL, from the coding sequence ATGAAGCCTGAGTCGGGGCAGGCCCTCTTCCACGTGGCCCTGGCCAGCTGCCTCTGCGTGGCCACCGTCCACACTGGTATTTTTGAACGTGTCTCTGTCCAAGTGGGCTATGAGCACTACGCAGAAGCCCCAGTCACCAGCCTCCCTGCCTTCCTGGCCATGCCCTTCAACTCCCTCATTAACATGGCCTACGTTTTCCTAGGGGTGTACTGGCTGCGGAGCCAGGCCTGTGCCCCGGGAGGCCTCACAGAGAGGCAGAGGGCTCGCTACCTGAAGGACGTCTTCGCAGGCATGGCCCTGGTCTATGGCCCAGTCCAGTGGCTGCGCATCGGGATGCAGACACGGCCCACTGCCGTGCTGGACCAGTGGCTCACCTTACCTATCTTCGCATGGCCAGTGGCCTGGTGCCTCTGCCTGGACAGGGGCTGGAAGCCCTGGCTTTTCCTGGCTGTCGAGGGCCTCTCCCTGTGCAGTTACAGCCTGGCCCTGCTGCACTCCCGTGGGTTTGAGTTGGCGCTGGGCCTGCACATTGCAGCTGCCGTGGGCCAGGCCCTGCACACCCAGGGGTGCCACGGCGACACTTCCTCGGGAACTTACTTGGCTCTGGGCGTGCTCTCCTGCCTCGGCTTTGTGGTCCTCAAGCTTTATGACCATGAGCTCGCGCAGTGGCATCTCTTCCAGCAGCTCACAGGCCACTTCTGGTCCAAAGTCTGTGACGTGCTTCAGTTCCACTTTGCCTTCCTGTTCCTAACCCACTTACACACCTGCCGAAGATGCCCGCCTATGGAGAAGATGCATTCAAGTGTGGGAAGAAGGGGCTTATGA